The following proteins come from a genomic window of Gynuella sunshinyii YC6258:
- a CDS encoding phage tail protein: MSMNLKPVITDAGITALIDAKSRGIMAKITHVAVGDGGTGPYVASRDMTELKNEIQRSVVEGGELIGSQQNQLYLTATIRDNGDNIPEIYPIYEIGFFLENGVLFAVYASEAEKLAEKITGTDFVLAFDLTLTGTEAESIIIDRDHPLSMPVARDNMLVGSQTVKIHTQAEFDLIFNRGVDTEIAENLTIVLSPIQLPELSTQDSEDANRAPDTSAGALGGMGDGVHHTFNGRPAYILKNSILVKNNVNIIGFNTEDTVVVKGSRDVQIKLIGQEDSPLSGVHFSGWSFDGRGGIDGLGGTFIGTENGSAIYMENARLCQLNNKLINHHGSKDGGAIYGSSVTHIEAHHIYHSLAVNGGGVAGCRISSFTVYTCQASKNGSGTWRCHQSQIRLFGCEANECEDSVVLDQAGGFALGARVGIGMEPTQHPLTLRKSLNHYPVGITQSQLGGEATMELTTADENSEQATRVLLRGHSNNTDIEFYSGARGQEQQHMVLKGGSGKLGIGTGSPTSKLDVNGDINASGKLNTGTGFTIAGHKPFIYKRYKNLGDNVTYNTGKKTSEYIASIVGFAATNGDINEKGTVDIIRLYPYDVNGVWYIRADFATHGNDETWDVDVLFINKNLVEIEA; encoded by the coding sequence ATGAGTATGAACTTAAAACCTGTCATAACGGATGCCGGCATTACCGCCCTGATTGACGCTAAAAGCCGTGGCATCATGGCCAAAATAACACATGTTGCTGTGGGAGATGGTGGCACTGGTCCTTATGTCGCCAGTCGTGACATGACAGAACTGAAAAATGAAATTCAGCGCAGTGTTGTGGAAGGTGGTGAGTTGATAGGCAGTCAGCAGAATCAGCTTTATCTAACAGCCACGATCAGAGACAACGGCGACAATATACCGGAAATTTATCCTATTTATGAAATAGGTTTCTTTCTTGAAAATGGTGTGTTGTTTGCGGTTTATGCTTCTGAAGCAGAAAAATTGGCTGAGAAAATCACAGGTACAGACTTTGTTCTGGCATTTGACCTGACACTGACCGGCACAGAGGCAGAGAGTATCATTATTGACCGTGATCATCCGTTGTCGATGCCGGTGGCACGGGACAATATGTTGGTGGGTAGCCAGACCGTAAAAATCCATACGCAGGCGGAATTTGACCTGATTTTTAACCGTGGTGTGGATACCGAAATTGCTGAAAATCTGACCATCGTCCTGAGCCCTATCCAGCTGCCGGAACTGTCGACACAGGATTCTGAAGACGCAAATCGGGCTCCGGATACGTCCGCCGGGGCACTGGGCGGTATGGGTGATGGTGTTCATCATACCTTCAATGGTCGTCCGGCCTATATATTGAAAAACAGTATCCTGGTGAAAAACAACGTTAACATCATCGGTTTCAATACTGAAGATACTGTGGTTGTTAAAGGATCGCGTGACGTTCAGATCAAGTTGATCGGACAGGAGGATTCTCCACTGTCCGGTGTTCATTTTTCCGGCTGGAGCTTTGACGGTCGTGGCGGGATCGATGGGTTGGGTGGAACTTTTATCGGTACCGAAAACGGCTCCGCCATATATATGGAAAATGCCCGTCTTTGCCAACTCAACAATAAGCTGATTAATCATCATGGCAGCAAGGATGGTGGGGCTATATACGGTTCTTCTGTCACCCATATTGAAGCACATCATATTTACCACAGTCTGGCTGTTAATGGTGGCGGCGTTGCCGGTTGCAGGATTTCCTCCTTTACAGTGTATACCTGTCAGGCCAGTAAAAATGGTTCTGGTACCTGGCGGTGCCATCAATCACAGATACGTCTGTTTGGTTGTGAGGCAAATGAATGTGAAGACTCTGTAGTGCTTGATCAGGCCGGAGGTTTTGCCCTGGGTGCTCGGGTAGGTATCGGTATGGAACCGACACAGCATCCTCTTACGCTACGCAAAAGTCTGAATCACTATCCGGTAGGTATTACGCAATCACAACTCGGTGGTGAAGCCACCATGGAGTTAACCACTGCAGATGAAAATAGTGAGCAGGCTACCAGAGTTCTGTTGAGAGGACATTCGAATAACACCGATATCGAATTTTACAGCGGTGCCCGCGGTCAGGAACAGCAACACATGGTCCTGAAAGGAGGCTCCGGGAAACTGGGTATTGGTACTGGTAGTCCAACCAGTAAGCTGGATGTGAATGGTGACATAAATGCCAGCGGCAAACTCAATACCGGTACTGGTTTTACCATCGCGGGGCACAAGCCTTTTATCTATAAGCGATATAAAAATCTGGGTGACAATGTGACCTATAACACCGGTAAAAAAACCTCTGAATACATCGCTTCCATCGTCGGTTTCGCTGCCACAAACGGTGATATCAATGAAAAAGGAACTGTAGATATCATCCGGCTGTACCCTTATGACGTCAATGGTGTCTGGTATATCAGGGCAGATTTTGCAACTCATGGAAATGATGAGACCTGGGATGTTGATGTCTTGTTTATCAATAAAAATCTGGTGGAAATTGAAGCGTAA
- a CDS encoding phage tail sheath subtilisin-like domain-containing protein: MAFLHGVEVVELQGGPRPITNVASSVIGLVGTAAQGPVNEPVLISGSRKDAIEIFGSNDGSSTIPDVLDAIFDQGGAMVVVININDPDSDESPDIDQGLRRLLAAESRVHMTPRILIAPGFCQQPGVVDTMVEVADRLRAIAVVDGPDSSDEEAITFRGNIDSARVYLVDPHVRVFDEASGTESLQPASARVAGVIAKSDNERGFWWSPSNRTISGITGTSRGIDFSLGDSLATANRLNEKQVATIIHQNGYRLWGNRSCSSDPKFAFISVRRTADLINDSLLRAHLHAVDQNITKTYIDNVTESVNSYLRYLKSIGAIIDGKCFADPDLNTPENIAQGKVYIDFDFTPPYPAEHITFRSSLVNDYLEEIFA, encoded by the coding sequence ATGGCTTTTTTGCATGGTGTGGAAGTTGTAGAGCTGCAGGGTGGGCCGCGGCCGATTACCAATGTGGCTTCTTCGGTCATTGGTCTGGTGGGAACCGCAGCACAAGGTCCGGTGAATGAACCGGTCTTGATCTCGGGATCTCGTAAGGATGCTATCGAAATATTTGGAAGTAATGATGGTAGCAGCACCATTCCGGATGTGTTGGATGCGATTTTCGATCAGGGTGGGGCTATGGTGGTGGTGATAAACATCAATGACCCGGACAGCGATGAGTCACCGGATATCGACCAGGGTTTGCGCAGATTGCTCGCTGCAGAAAGCAGAGTGCATATGACGCCACGTATATTGATTGCGCCGGGATTTTGCCAGCAACCCGGAGTGGTCGATACGATGGTCGAAGTGGCAGATCGCTTACGTGCTATCGCAGTTGTGGATGGACCGGACAGCAGCGATGAAGAAGCAATCACCTTTCGCGGAAATATCGATAGTGCGAGAGTCTATCTGGTCGATCCACATGTACGGGTGTTTGACGAAGCCAGCGGCACCGAATCGCTACAACCGGCTTCCGCACGCGTAGCCGGTGTGATTGCCAAGTCGGATAACGAACGTGGCTTCTGGTGGAGTCCATCCAACCGTACTATTTCCGGGATTACCGGAACCTCAAGAGGCATTGACTTTTCACTGGGTGACAGTCTTGCCACCGCTAACCGTCTGAATGAAAAGCAGGTCGCTACCATCATCCATCAAAATGGTTATCGGTTGTGGGGTAATCGTTCCTGTTCGTCCGACCCAAAATTCGCTTTTATCAGCGTTCGTCGTACCGCCGATCTGATTAACGACTCGCTGTTACGTGCGCACCTGCATGCGGTCGATCAGAACATCACCAAAACCTATATCGACAATGTGACTGAGAGTGTTAACAGCTATCTGCGTTATCTGAAAAGCATCGGTGCAATCATCGATGGTAAATGTTTTGCGGATCCTGATCTGAATACGCCGGAAAATATTGCTCAGGGCAAAGTATATATCGACTTTGATTTTACGCCTCCCTATCCGGCCGAGCACATTACATTTCGCAGCAGTCTGGTCAATGATTATTTAGAGGAGATTTTCGCATGA